The following are encoded together in the Zingiber officinale cultivar Zhangliang chromosome 8A, Zo_v1.1, whole genome shotgun sequence genome:
- the LOC122008042 gene encoding uncharacterized protein LOC122008042 → MALTNFIVTVVGVGAAILLFRTDARQSAAIFRRNLRQIRNWLEEETASTAKTMERSSAKELDSQIPKKETPKDEKH, encoded by the exons ATGGCGTTGACCAACTTCATTGTGACGGTGGTGGGCGTCGGCGCCGCCATCCTTCTTTTCCGCACGGATGCTAGGCAGTCTGCCGCCATCTTCCGCCGCAACCTCCGCCAGATCCGAAATTGGCTCGAAGAAGAAACCGCCTCCACTGCCAA GACCATGGAGCGATCATCCGCCAAGGAGTTGGATTCTCAGATTCCTAAAAAAGAAACTCCGAAGGATGAGAAGCATTAG